Part of the Candidatus Syntrophosphaera sp. genome is shown below.
AAGGAGCGTCTGCGGCGATCTTTTTACAGGAGGGGACCTTGCAATCCAGCAGGCGCCTCGGTTTGAGCTCGAAGCGGGTTTGGCAATCCGGGCAAAGCTCAGCCAAACGCGGGCGGAAATAATCCCGCAGTTCTTTGTCATAGACGGAGGAACAAGCAGGGCAGCCGACGCTGTTCAGTTCCAGGCGGATCCGGCGCAAACCCAGCTCCCAAAGGTAATTCCAGAGGATGGCGATCACTTCCGCGTCGTAATAGGGATTGTCGCTGCCGATGAATTCGATGCCATACTGGTAAAACTGGCGGTAGCGGCCGGCTTGGGGCCTGTCGTAACGGAACATGGGACCGATGTAGTAGAGCTTTCGATTGGCAGCGCCGATATCGAGGCGGTTTTCCACATAGCTGCGGACCACGGGTGCCGTTCCTTCGGGGCGCAGGGCGAAGGTTCTGCCCTTTTGGTCGGAAAAGCGGTACATTTCCTTCTTGATGACGTCCGAACTCTCTCCGGAACTGCGTTCGAACAGGGAGGCCTGCTCAAAGACGGGCGTGGTGATCTCTGCATAGCCACAGGCGGCGGCGAGCTTCCTGAAGGCGGAGATAACTCTCTGCCATTTATAGCTTTGCTGGGGCAGGATGTCATAGGTTCCGCGCGGGATCTTGTATTCCATGTTTACCTCGTGGGGTCACTAATCCTCAGGCAGGGGAGTTTCGTCAAGCTGCAAATGCGGATACTTCACCCCGGTAAGGTACAAACCCCGAGCCGGAGCGGTCAAAACGAGCCTTTGGCGGGGGTCCTTGTCCTCGATGATGCGCTTTAGTTCAGCGGGCCCCAGACCCTGATGGGCAAGGTTGACCAGGATGCCCACGATCCGCCTCACCATGTTGTGCAAAAAGCGGTCGGCGGTGATCCGGAAGAGGAAGGTCTCGCGCCGTTCCTCTATCGCGAGTTGGGTGATCTCGCAGATGTGATTGGGCACCAAGGGGTTGTCCCGGCTGAGGGAGGAAAAGTCGTGGCGTCCTTTGAGGACTTCGGCCAGGCGCAGCAAGGCTTGCAGGTCAAAATGGGTGCGGGGGATGAAGCCGGTGTGGAGCCGGTTTAGCGGAGTTTTCTCTTTGGCCAGGCGATAGGCGTAGCTGCGGGACATGGCCTGAAAGCGGGCGTGGAAATCAGGCTCCACAGGCCAGACGCCGGTGATCAGGATATCCTCGCGGAGCTTGTTGTTCAGGGCCAAAATGAGCTGGCGGGGAGTCATCTTCCCCTGGTAATCGAAATGGGCGAAATGGGCCAAAGCGTGGACTCCGGCGTCGGTGCGGCCGCTTCCTGTGAGGCCGGGATGCCTGATCCCGAGCTGGCGGAAGGCGTCGATCAGGTCGCCCTGGATGCTCCTCCCCGCGCATTGGACCTGCCAGCCGCGGAATTCCGCCCCGTCATACATGATCCGCATCAAATAGCGTGCCATATTCTCCTCAGAAAGCCGTGATCAGCACCATCAGCGCCAGCAGGCAAAGGGCGATGACATTGGCGGAAAAAGCCTCAGGCGGCGCGGTTTGGCTGCGCACGGCACGCTCCAATTGGGCTTCGACGGTGGCAGAGCGGGAATAGACCTGCCTTCCCGCGATCAGCATACTGTCCAGGACGGAACCGAGGCTGCTGCTGCCTTTGGGCTTGTGACGGGCAAAATGCCTCGCGTAGGCGCGGATGAAGAGAGCGGTCGCCAGCAGGTAGCGGACCAGGCGTTCACCCCATTTATGGCGCCTCAGGCCCGCTGTATCCCGCAAAACGGCGCGCAGGTTAAGATTGCCGAAACAGTAGACGGTGGCCACGATGAAGAAAAGCAGGCGCAGGGTGAAGAGGGCCATGTCCGGAAACCTGGTGGCGAAAAGGGTGGCAAAGATCCAATAGGCCGCGAACCATGGCAGGCTGAGGCGCAAGGCGCGAAAGAGCCTGGGATATAGGGTAAGGTCCAGGAGCAGGAAGAACAGGAACAGGGCAATGAGTGCGGCAACCGTGCGCAGCGAGGCTTCCAGGGCACCAATGAAGGCCAGGGCCAGGATCAGCAGGCGCAGATAGAAGTTTTGCGCGGCCAGCAAGGAGGGCCGGGGCTCACTCAGAGGGTTCATCCGGGGCTGGGGGCTGAAGCGGGGGAACATCCTCAAGGGGCTCTTCAGGCTCGGATTGAGGCGGCGGGTCTTCCTTGCGCTCGGGCGTTTCGGGACTTTCGGCTTCAGTTTCAGACCCGCCTTCGAGTTCCGGCCCCTCACCCTCAGGCGCCATGAAGCCCTCTTCCCCGGCCTCGCTGAGGGAATCCGGCACCGCGGTGGAATCGGCCTCGATGGCCAGGCTGTCCGGAATTGTTTCCAGATCCGAAGGCGGAGCCAGGCTGTCCGCAATTGCCCGCTCGTCCTCGAGCCGTTTCAGGCTGTCAGCCTCGGCGGCAAGCCTTTGCTCCTCCAGGATCCTGATCCTGTCCGCCTCTTCGAGAGTGGCGACCAATTTGTCGAAGGTGCCCAGCATGAAATGGGTCCCGTCGAAGAATCGCGTGGTCAGGTCTTTGAATTCGCCCTCCTGTTGAAGGTTAAGCACCTCTTCCAGATAGGGTTTGGCGGCGGTGGTGTCCGGCGCTTCGAAGCTGTAGTACCAGCCGAGGCGGAAATTGGAGCGAAGGCGGATGGGAGTGTAGACCGATTCCGCCAGCTCGCCAAGGACCGCCAGCATCGAATCGGGCTGGGCTTCCGCGAGTCCCAGAGCCTGGTCCAGGCGCAATTCCTGGGCTTCCTCCTCGGGGTCGATGATGCGCACGGGCGCGCCGGAAAGGATTGCCCCCAGGGCGTTGGTGTATTTGTTGCCGGGAAATTCCTCTTCCATCCGGGCATGGATTGCTTGGACGCGAGAGCTGTCCGCGTCCGTCTTGCTGTGGATGCTGGCCTGGGAAAAGAGGGCCAGGGGCACGAGTTCGAGGTCATAGCGCTGGAGGATGCCCTCCAGATTGGCGACGCGGGTCTCGAGGGCGGAAAGTTCCGTTTGCAGCGATATCAGGCGTTGATCCAGAAGCCTGCGCTGTTCCGCGGGGTCGGGAGGCGGTTCGGGCTCTTCCGAAACCTCTGCCAACGCGAGGCTGTCCGGCAGCTGCGGCTCCGTCTGGCCGTGATCGGCTATGAACAGGCTTTCCGGGAGGGCAATGCCGCCCTCTTCCTCCCCCAGAGCGGCATCCAGGGCAACAGGAAGGTCGCGGGCCTCCTCTTCCCCTTTTTCTAATGCGATCTCCAGGCTGTCGGGCAAAGTCCCTTCCTGCTCATCCCCGCTTTCC
Proteins encoded:
- the hisS gene encoding histidine--tRNA ligase; amino-acid sequence: MEYKIPRGTYDILPQQSYKWQRVISAFRKLAAACGYAEITTPVFEQASLFERSSGESSDVIKKEMYRFSDQKGRTFALRPEGTAPVVRSYVENRLDIGAANRKLYYIGPMFRYDRPQAGRYRQFYQYGIEFIGSDNPYYDAEVIAILWNYLWELGLRRIRLELNSVGCPACSSVYDKELRDYFRPRLAELCPDCQTRFELKPRRLLDCKVPSCKKIAADAPSQLDYLDEGCRDHFAAVQADLELMRIPFEVNPRIVRGLDYYTNTAFEIVADGLGAQNSL
- the truA gene encoding tRNA pseudouridine(38-40) synthase TruA, with the protein product MARYLMRIMYDGAEFRGWQVQCAGRSIQGDLIDAFRQLGIRHPGLTGSGRTDAGVHALAHFAHFDYQGKMTPRQLILALNNKLREDILITGVWPVEPDFHARFQAMSRSYAYRLAKEKTPLNRLHTGFIPRTHFDLQALLRLAEVLKGRHDFSSLSRDNPLVPNHICEITQLAIEERRETFLFRITADRFLHNMVRRIVGILVNLAHQGLGPAELKRIIEDKDPRQRLVLTAPARGLYLTGVKYPHLQLDETPLPED